ACAGCCCGGTGAAAAGTGAAAGCCTCCCCAGTGAATTTGCGAGGGAGGCTTTTTTGTCACGGTGAAACTCTGAGGGCTAATAGTAGCTAGCTATGCCGTTACAGCATGAAATACTTAATGGGAGTCGATGAAGGCACAACAGGGTGCAAGGCGGTATTATTTGATGAGGAAGGCAGGCAGATTTCAGACCGTGCTATAGGCTCAGGAGCTGGGCAGACGGGGACTCAGCTTATGGAACGTTGACCCCTGCGACATAATCACACTGGGGATTTTTCGGTATCAGTCGGGCGTATATGCCCGGTCTTACGTCAATATATACTTCACGGCCTCAAAGATTAATCTGTAGACATAATATAACCTGCTCATGCCGTACTTCTTGTGAATACCGTAAATCTCATCAAGCCGCCTTTTTGCCTCGCACAGACTCTTCTTTGTACTCATTCCCCCGAATGTGAAATTGCTGATTACCTTGTCGACCGGGATTAACTTTTTCCCGTCAACATAAAGATGAGTCGCAAAGTCAAAATCATCGTGCGAATTAATCAGCGGATAGGGATACTTCAGCAATATTTCACGGGACGCAAACGCCGCAGGGTGGCACCAGTGAGACGTTGACCAGAAGAGTCCGCGTTTTGCGTGCTTTATGATGTTCCCCTTCCCCGTGATAACGTTCAGGCTTCCCCACGCAAGGTCGTATTTCTCTCGCCCGTAAAGCTCCGCCATCGTCTGAACCGCGTCAGGCTCGTACCAGTCATCCGCGTTAATCTGCCCGACAATGACACCGTGAGCGAGTCGCGCTCCCTTGTTGAGAGCGTCATACATTCCCCGGTCAGGCTCGGAAATCACGCGCATGACTCTTCCCGGCCTCGCGCAGAATTTCTCCACATACGACTCCGCTATCATGGCCGTGTCGTCTTTCGAGGCTCCGTCAATCACAATGTACTCTATATTCTCGTATGTCTGACTCATAACGCTCTCTATTGTCCGCGATATAGTTGCCTCAGCATTATATGAGACAGTCAGAACTGTAACAGGCAGCGCGATTTTTATCACCTCATTTTGGATTCAATGCCGCGATTATAGCAGATTAGTTTTCCCGTTAATGTTGACATTTTAGAGTCTCTCTGCTAATCTTATCCGCGCTAAATCGTAATGGCACTCTTTGTGTGTGAGTGCTAAAATCATAACAGGAGGTGAAAAATCAAATGACGGAAAGGCAGTTAAGCATAATTCTTGCGGTAGTGTATGAGTACATAAAGACAGGAGAGCCGGCCGGGTCGCGCACGATTGTCCGAAAATACATAAAGGGACTCAGCCCCGCCACAATCCGCAACGAGATGGCAGACCTCGAAGAGATGGGATACTTCTATCAGCCGCATTCGTCATCAGGGAGGCTCCCTACAGCGAGGGCTTACCGGGTTTATGTCGACTCCGTAACGTCAAGGGCGCGGAATCATTCGCAGTCTGAAGACATAAAGCAGGAAATTCTCGGCAGCAAGAGCGGAATCGAGTCCCTTCTCAGGCACGTGACTCACCTTATGGCGCGCCTCACAAACTGTGTGGCGGTCGCGGCGGTTCCGGCACTTGAGAACGCAGAGATTCAGCACATCGACTTCATACTCATGGGAGGCAACAACATTCTTGCGCTGATTGTGCTTAAAGGCGGACTCGTCCATCATTCGCAGTTCACGCTTCCGTATGAGGTTGACGCGAAAACGCTTGAGGAGTTCAGCAGGAGGATTAACGCCTTTGCGGGCGGGCATTCGTGGAGCGAGGTCAAAGAGATTCTGTATCAGTACGCTTCATCGGGACTCACTGAGGCTGAGACTTCATGCAGGGACGCAATAAGGGAGCTTGACAGATTTTTGACGGAGCAGAATTACAAGTTTTTCAGCTCAGGCGCAAGGAATATTCTTGACTTACCGCAGTTTCAGACAGTCTCACGGATTCAGGCCGTCTTGAATCTCCTAGAGCAGGAAAAGCCCCTTGCCCAGATGATAGAGAAATGCCGCAAAAGCAAAGCCCTTAATATCACGCTTGGTGAGGAAAACGAAACCGAGGGCATGGAGGACAACGCAATGATCCTCATACCAGCGCGCCCCCGTCAGCAAAAAGCCGTGTTAGGTCTAATCGGGCCGCTGAGAATGGACTACGAGAAATCTATAAGCGTTCTTGAAACTGTAGCAGACATTCTTGACGAGGACTCATCAGGGAGGTGATGACATTGGACGAGGAAAAATTAGAGGAGGAAGAAGAAGCACAGCCGGAAATTACAGAGAATGACGAGCCGGAAGACTCCGAGTCCGACAAGCTGAAGAAAGAAATTGACAGCCTCAAAACGGAAATAAAAACAGTGAGGGCGGATTTCTTCAACTTCCGTCAGCGGACAATCAAAGAGCGTTCCGAGACTCGAACCCGCGCAAAAGAGGAAGCAGTAACAGAATTTTTGCCTGTTCTCGACAACTTAGACCGGGCATTGATGGCAAGCAGTGATGACCCCGCCGGAATCGTGAAGGGAGTCGAGATGGTACAGCGTCAGTTTGTCGGAGTTCTTGAGGGACTCGGAGTCAGCGTCATAAAGACAGACGGCGAAAAGTTTGACCCCTCACTTCATGACGCAACAGGCACGGAGAATGTTGATGACCCCTCGCTTGACGGCGTTATAGTCGCGGAAGTCCTCAAAGGCTACAGGACAAAAGACAGGGTTTTGCGCCCGGCAAAGGTCATAGTCGGCAAAAAAACAGGTGAATAGTGTGAAGATCGGCATAATCGGAGCTATGGACTCTGAAGTGAGCCTGCTCAGGGAAGCAATGAATATCACCCGCGAAACAGTCAAAGCCGGAATGATTTTCACCGAGGGGAAATTAGGCGGCAATGAGGCAGTAATCGCAAAATGCGGAATGGGCAAGGTCAACGCGGGAGTCTGTACGCAGATTCTGATTGACACTTTCGGCGCGACTCACATCATCAACACGGGCGTTGCAGGGGCATTGAATGACAGTCTCAACATCGGCGACATTGTAGTGTCCGTTGACGCGGTGCAGGATGATTTTGACGTAACGCACATAGGCTTCAGGGCCGGGGAGATTCCCTACACGGGGAAAATTGCGTTTGAGGCTGACGGGGCATTAAGGGCGGAAGCTGTCGGGCTGTTCACGCTGTCGCACCGGGGGTGAATGTCATCGAGGGGCGTATTTGCTCCGGGGATCAGTTCCACTCAAAGCGGGAAATTTTTGACGCGATAATTTCAGCGTTCAAAGGGGACTGCATAGAGATGGAAGCGGGCGCGATAGGGCAGGTTTGCTGCCTGAATGATATACCGTTCGTTTCAGTCCGGGCAATTTCTGACAAAATCGGAACGCCTGTTGAGGATTACAAGAAAGTTGAGGCCGATATAGCAAGGTTATGCGCCTCAGTAACAAAATATATGGCAGAAAATTTACACATGTAGAAGGAGACAATATAAACATGGCTAAAGTAGTTGGAATAGATTTAGGCACAACAAATTCATGCATAGCGGTTCAGGAAGGCGACCAGACAACAATAATCGCAAACAACGAGGGAGCAAGGACGACTCCTTCTGTGGTAGCGTTCACGAAAGACGGCGAAAGGCTCGTGGGACAGCTCGCGAAACGTCAGGCAATCGTCAACGCAGACCGCACAATAATGTCAATCAAGCGCGAAATGGGAACGGATTACCGCGTAACAATTGACGGCAAGAAATATACTCCCCAGGAAATCTCAGCGATGATTCTACAGAAGCTCAAACGCGACGCGGAAGACTATCTCGGCGAAACTGTAACGCAGGCAGTAATCACAGTGCCGGCATATTTCACGGACGCACAGAGACAGGCCACAAAGGACGCAGGGACTATCGCCGGGCTTGAAGTTCTCCGTATCATCAACGAGCCTACAGCGGCCTGCCTTGCTTACGGCGAAAACAAGAAGGACGAGCACAAAATTCTTGTGTTTGACTTGGGCGGAGGAACGTTTGATGTAAGTATTCTTGATGTCGGCGAGGGAGTGTTCGAGGTTCTTGCGACTGCGGGCGATAACAGGCTCGGCGGTGATGACTGGGACAACAGGATAGTAGAATGGATGTCGGCTGAGTTCAAGAAAGCAGAAGGCATTGACCTGTCAAAAGACTCAATGGCCATGCAGAGACTCAGAGAAGCCGCAGAGAAGGCAAAAATTGAGCTGTCCAACATGACCGAGACAACAATCTCACTTCCCTTCATTACGGCGAATCAGACCGGCCCGAAACATTTGGAGATGAAATTGACGCGGGCGCAGTTCGAGAGCATGACGGCAGATCTTCTTGACCGCACAATCAAGCCGACACAGAGAGCATTGCAGGATTCCGGCCTCAGCGCGTCAGAAGTCGACAAAATATTACTGGTAGGCGGATCAACACGTATGCCGATGGTGCAGAAGAAAATTGTTGACCTTCTCGGCAAAGAACCCACAAAGGGAATCAACCCGGATGAATGCGTCGCAGCAGGAGCCGCCATTCAGGGCGCAATCCTCAAGGGGGATCACAAAGACATAGTGCTTGTTGACGTTACGCCGCTGACTCTGGGTATTGAGACGCTCGGCGGAGTCATGACAAAGATGATTGAGCGCAACACCGCAATCCCCGCGCAGGCTTCGCAGGTCTTCACGACAGCAGCGGACAATCAGCCGCAGGTTGAGATAGCTGTCTTCCAGGGCGAAAGGCCAATGGCGCAGGACAATGTGAAGCTCGGACAGTTCACGCTTGACGGAATCGCCCCCGCTCCGAGAGGAATACCGCAGATTGAGGTAACGTTCAACATTGATACGAACGGTATACTCAACGTTTCAGCAAAGGACAAGGGAACAGGCAAGGAGCAGAAAATCACTATACAGTCGTCCAACCTGTCAAAAGATGACATCGAGCGCATGAAGAGAGACGCGGAAGACCACGCCGCCGATGACGAAAAGAAACGCGCCAGCGCAGAGGCAAAGAACGAGGCAGACGCGGCAGTGTTCCAGGCAGAAAAGTTAATGCGGGACTTAGGCGAGAAAATGACCCCGGAAGAGAAAGGCCGGGTCAACACGAAAATTGACGCGCTCAAGAAAGCAATTGAGTCCAACGATGAAGCCGGAATGAAGTCGGGCAAAGATGACCTCACGAAAACAATGCAGGAGTTCGGCGCAAGGCTCTATCAGCAGGCAGGCCCGAATCCGAACGCGAATCCCAATGCGGGCGCGAATCCGGGACATCAGGCAAATGACAATGACACAGTAGACGCGGAGTTCAGCGACAAAAATTAGTGTAAATTGACATAATCCCCGCGCCTATCGCGGTATGTGTGGCAGTTAGGACTTTCCCATTCCCCTATCTTCAAGTCCTTTACTGCCTTATTTTTATCTTACTCCGCAAGAAGACTCCCCGCATTGGCAAAAAATTCAGGAATCGCGCTGACAGCATGGCCGAGAAACAGTGAAGCCCCTCAACGAAAGCAGGGACGCTCCTACACTCAGAAGCAATCCCCGCCCAAAATACAACGCAGAAATTATTGTGTGATGTTCAGCCGTCAAACCGCCGCAGGAAATTTTGCTCCCTGCGACTCTCCGTCATGTATCTGCCTCAGAATCTCTACGGCAACTTCAAGAGCCTTCTTGCCGTCCCCGCCCCCTACAACAGGCTGCTTATGTTCCCTCACGCACCGCACGAAATCGGCAAGCTCCAACTTCAGCGGCTCGCTTTTCGGGAAAACGGGAGTCTCTCTGATCTCTACCTGGCCTTCAGGATTGTTCACGCACCGCGAAATCTGCACCGTCTGAAGCTCATAGTTCACCGTAATCTGTCTCTCGCGCTCGACAACCTCAAGCTGTCTGCATTTCTTCTGTGCGCACCTCGATGTCAGTATATGCGCCAGTGTCCCGTCCTCAAACGTTATGTGAGCGTCGGCAATGTCTTCATGCTCCGTGAAAACACATGCCCCCGTCGCGGCAATCCTCGCGATTCTTGACGGAACAAGGGACATCACTATGTCGATGTCGTGAATCATAAGGTCAAGAACGACTCCTACATCATTGATTCGCGGCGTGAATGGTGCTGTGCGCCTCGCGTCAAGATATACGGGGCGGCAGGGTATCTGTGATATGTAGCGTATTGCGCTGTTGAAGCGTTCAATGTGGCCGACCTGAAGCACGAGATTCTTTTTGTCGGCAAGCTCTAATAATTCTCCGGCCTCTGAAGGTTTCACAGTTACAGGTTTTTCGACAAGGACGTGAATCCCGGCCTCAAGTGCTTTCTTTGCGATTTCGTAGTGCTGGCTCGTCGGGACAACTACCGATATTGCGTCAGGCGATTTTCGGGTGATTAATTCGTCAAGTGAGCCGTAAGCAGGGACTCCGAGATGTTCGCCGATGAATCTTGCCCGGTCTATGTCGCTGTCGGCAACCCCTACAAGCTGTGCGTCAGGAAGCTCCGTGTATATCCTCGCATGATGCTGGCCTAAATGCCCTACACCTATAACCGCTACTTTCTTTGTCATGATTTGCGAATCCTTCCCCTTGTGAAAAATATCTCTATTGTTACTTATCACAAAATACGTAATTTTTGTGGCACGGAAATTTTCATGATTATATTTTTTTCTCACTGACTTTGCAAATTCGGCGGTGTGGTATCATAAATCAAAATCCCAAATCAGAGAGAGTGAATCATTATGACAAAACAGGAAATCCTCGCGAAAGTCAAAGAGTTAATCGCGGCTCCGTCAGTCTGCAAAAGTATAAAGTCAGCGGCAGAGTCCTACGTCAAGAATCAGGACAGAGAATCGGCGGAGGCTCTCGTGAAAGCTCTTGAGGCTGATGTACGCTCGGTGGACGAACTTATAGGGCTTTGCGAATCTGAGTCGGGCGCAAAATTTTTCGGAGCTGAGAAAGCCAAAGCTATGGCGGAACAAGCAAGGGAGTCAAAAACTAAGGGCAACAAGTACTGCATATGCCCCGCGTGCCAGGCAGGAGGACTCATCTGGGAAAACAGGCAGGCACTGTAGCACATAGGCGCAAAAATCCCGCTGTTTGTATTATAATTTCCCGTAACAATATCCCGGTACAAATTGCACAGCTTTATTCATATCACACAGAAAGGAAGCACACAGTCATGAAGGAATTTACGTACACCATCACCGACCCTGTAGGCATCCACGCACGCCCCGCCGGACTCCTCGTCAAAGAGGCAAAGAACTTCAAGAGCACAGCAACATTCATCAAAGGCGAGAAGTCAGCAAAAGCAACCGCCCTCATGAAGCTCATGGGAATGGGAATCAAGCAGGGTGATGAAGTCCTCGTGAGAATCGAGGGGGAAGACGAAGAAGCCTGCGCCGCCGCCTTGGAGAAGTTCATGAAGGAGAATTTCTAGTGCCATGAAAACCTTCAAAGGCACGAAAATCGTAAACGGGATAGCAATCGGCAAAATAAAAATCTACAAGGCTCCCGTCTACGAAATAAGTGAGGAGCTTGTCAGCGACATTTCAGCGGAGTTAGCGCGTTTCGAGGCCGCCCGCGTCAAAGTTCAGGAGGATCAGAACGCACTTTATGACAAAGAAATGAAAGCCGGACATAAGGACACCGCCGGAATATTCGAGGCTCACGCAATGATGCTTGACGATGAGGACACCCTCATAGACCCGTGCAAAGAGATCATGGCCGAGGGTCATACAGCAGAATACGCCGTGAGAGAAGCATTTGACGAGGCCGCAAAGCAGTTCAGCGAAATGGAAGATGAATACTTCCGGGCAAGAAGCGCGGATGTTGTCGACCTCAAAAACTCAATGCTTGATGTGTTGTTCGGTGCTGACACTTCAAGCCTTCAGGGGACAGAACCCGCCATCCTCGTAGCGGAAGATTTAGCCCCCTCCGAAACCGTCAAGCTCGACAAGTCTTTACTTCTTGGACTCGTTACACGTCTCGGAAGCTCCAACAGCCACACCGCAATTTTAGCCCGCTCTATGAACTGGCCGACTCTGATTCAGTGCCATGATATAGCAGACGATTGGGACGGAAAATTTGCCATTCTTGACGGCTACAACTCCTGCATTTACATTGAGCCGGAGCAGAAAATCATTGACGAGCTTTCAGCAAAGCAGGCCGAGGACAAGCGCAAAGAAGAGGAATTGCAGAAGCTCAAAGGACAGCCCAGCGTTACAAAAGACGGCAGGAAAGTCAAACTTTACGCCAACATAGGCGGGCCGAAAGACGTTAAAGCCGTAATCGAGAATGACGCAGAGGGAGTCGGCTTGTTCCGCTCGGAGTTCGTTTACCTCAACAGCAAGACAGACCCGACAGAGGAAGAGCAGTTCAAAGCGTACAAGCAGGTGCTTGAGGGACTCGCGCCCCGTATGGTAATCATAAGAACGTGCGACATTGGCGCGGATAAGACAATCGACTATATGAATCTCGACAAAGAAGAGAATCCCGCGCTCGGTTTCAGGGCTGTGCGAATCTGCCTTACCCGGCCGGATTTCTTCAAGCGTCAGTTACGCGCACTGCTCCGGGCTTCAGCGTTCGGCAATCTCGGTATCATGTTCCCGATGATAATATCCCGCTGGGAAGTCGTGAAATGCAAGGAGATTCTGAACGAGTGCAAAAAGGAGCTTGAGTCGGAGGGCGTGAAGATTGGCGAGTACCAAATCGGTATAATGATAGAGACACCCGCCGCGGCTTTGTGCGCTGACGAATTAGCCGAGGAGGTTGACTTCTTCTCGCTCGGAACGAACGACTTGACGCAGTACACGTGCGCTATTGACCGACAGAGCGCGAGTCTTGAGCCTTTCGCCAACACACATCACCCCGCTGTTCTCAGGCTCATACGCGAAACAATAGAGGCAGGACACCGCCATAACACATGGGTGGGAATCTGCGGTGAATTGGGAGCTGACCCGACATTGACGGAAGATTTCCTGAAATGGGGAGTCGATGAGCTTTCAGTCAACCCGAAAAGCATTTTACCCCTGCGCGGAAATGTGCGGAATGTTGACCTGTCGAAATACAAAACTGAATCCCCGAAAGCTGAGGAAAAGCCCGAAACAGTACAGGCACCCAAGCAGAAGGGATTTTTTGGGAGGTTGTTTAGCTAGATGTTATACGGAGCATTAGAGGCCGGCGGAACAAAAATGCTTTGCGCTGTCGGCAACGAAAACGGACAAATATTAGATCAGGAGTCAATTCCTACAACGACACCTGACGAGACTATGCCGAAAATCATCGAGTACTTCAAAGCAAAAGTATCGCCAGATCTCCCGGAGGAAGACAGAATTACAGCTCTCGGAATCGCCTGCTTCGGGCCTGTTGACGTGAGGCCGAAATCGAAAACTTACGGCAACATCCTCAACACACCCAAAATTCCGTGGCGCAATTATCCCATCCTCACAACGCTGAAAGACGCGCTGAATATTCCCGTCAGCATTGACACGGACGTGAACGGCTCACTTCTCGGCGAGGCTACATGGGGCTGCGCTCAGGGACTCACGGACGCGGTATATTTCACCATCGGCACAGGGATCGGAATGGGCGCGATGTCAGGCGGAAATCTCATTCACGGAATGCTTCACCCGGAGGCAGGTCATCTCTTCATGGTGAGGGTTGACGGCGACGACTACAAGGGACACTGCCCCTCGCACGGAGCCTGCTTTGAGGGAATGGCAAGCGGCCCTGCTGTTCAGGAACGCTGGGGCAAACCGGGCAAGGAACTCGCCGACATGCCGGAGGTCTGGGAGCTTGAAGCGAAATATATCGCACAGGCATTGACGGACATCACTATGGTGTTAAGCCCGCAGAAAATCATACTCGGAGGCGGAATCATGAGCCAGACTCAATTGTTCCCGCTCATCAGGAAATATCTTGCGGAATACATCAACAATTACATCGACACAAAGGAACTCCGCAACATGAACGCTTACGTGTCGCCCGCAGCCCTCAACGGAAATCAGGGCATAATGGGCGCATTGAAGCTCGCTGCAATGGCGGCGGAAGAATAATATCCCGGACAAAATACAATCCCTGCCCTTTTTGCTGACACGGGGCGGGGATTCTCCATTCAGCACAGGGCAATTCTTACAGAGAGGAAAATTCTTATGGCTGACGAACCAGTGAAAAAAGAAGTAAATCAGGATTTCAGAGATATTGACGTAGAGTCGCTCGGCGAGGAGCATATCAATCTTGTGTTCAAGCTGGGACTTGAGAATTTCGGCGTTGATGTGAACATGGTGCGCGAGATTGTGCGCGTTCCGTCATTCATCACTAGAGTCCCGAACGCACCCGCATATATACGCGGAGTCATTAATCTGCGCGGGACGATTGTGCCGGTTTTCGACATGCACATGAAAATAGGCATGGCCGGACATCCCCTCACAGATGAGGCGCGTATAGTCGTTATCTCCGTCAATGAAGTAACATTCGGAATGATAGTAAATTCTGTGCGGGAAGTGCTGACGATATATGACTCACAGCTTGAAGTAGCAACGAAATTGTCATCAGCGATAGATCGCCGCTATGTCTTATGGGTGGCCAAGCCTGCTGATGACAGGCTAATATTGCTTCTTGACGTGTCTAACCTGTTTGAGCTTGACCAGATTTTAGAGGACAGCGAGTAATTCATATGCGTAAAATTTTACTGGGCGCGTTTTTCGTGATTTTCGTGATGACGTTATGCGCGTCCGCATTTGCTGATGCGGTTCTCTACAGGGGGCAGGACAATATCGGGGCTGTTCCTTCTGTCGACAACAATTCGCAGCTGTGTGTTTCTGTTGAGGACACCGGGCGGATTTTCGGGTTCAAGTCAAAGCGCAAGGATGACGAGCTTACACTGACGCGGGGAAATGCGGTTATCCGTGTCGCGCTTGGCTCTGCGGCGGGGTGGAGAGGGTATGCGATTGTCCCGTTATACTCTGCGCCGTTCGAGAAGGACGGAAAATTCTGGCTGGACTCTCATAGTGTCGCGGCATTGTTTCAGGCTTTAGCGGGGAGAGGAGTCGAAAACCGTCTCAGGTTCGCGAAAATTTCAGGCTACACCGCCTCGCGCCCCGGCGATTTCGGGCAGTTCAGCGGGACTCAGACTACCGCGCAGACTCCTACAGTAACCCCGCAATCACCCACAGCGCAGACTCCGCAAGTGCCATCATCACCGACTCCGACTCCGCAAGCCGCAAGAGTCCCCGCAGCGACTCCGGCAGTCCCGACAGCCACACCGCAGACTCCTTCTGTCCCGGAGCCGTCCGAAACTGTCGCAAAAGAACCTGAGACTCCCGCAAAGGCTGAAGATGACATAGACCTTGACGCGATATTATTGGAGGCACTGCGCGAAAGGACTCAGGCCGAATCAGCCCAGACTGCCTCGCAGGACATACAGCCCTCACAGCCGCAGACAGCAAAGCTCCCGGAAAAATCATCACAGCAGACAATCACAGAGCCTTCACAGACAGAACAGCCCGAAAAGCTCCCGGAAAAATCATCACCCAAGAAACACGCCGGAAAGCCTCAGCCCCGTATGCAGATATTTGAGCCGGGCGACTCGAAATCAGAGAGAGGCAGCAACTACAGCGGAGTGATTCAGGGCATACGATGGACATCACAGGAAGGCACAAACAAGAAAATCCGCGCCGTAATCATGGCCGGTGAAGAGTCAGATCCGCAGGTCTATATGGATAACGGGAAACTTCACGCGCTGTTTGAGTCAAGCCTCGAAAACTCAAAGAGCATCGCTTCTCCGTTTGCCGAAAATATCAAAGCCGAAATCAAATCCGCCTCCGATGGCGTTGATTTAGTGTTCACGCCAAAGGGAATCACTAAGGCCGAAAAGCTCGTGCTGAATAATCCCCGCCGTATAGTGTTCGATTTCTTTTACCCGGAGGACGCGAACATAATCGGCACTGCACCAAAGCCAGCACCCGAAAATATACGCCTTCCCGGGCAGGTGTCAGAGACTCAGACAGCGCAGACTCCTTCCGCGCCTGACCCGGAAATTACCGCTGACCCTAAGCCCGAACCCCCCGCCAAACTCCCCGCGGTCATGACCCCTCCCAGCACTATCACAATTCCCACAAGCCCGCAGGCCGCTCAAAGGTTAGGCCGAATCAACAACGGCAGGAAAACTGTCGTAATTGATCCAGGGCACGGAGGAAAAGACCCCGGCGCAATGGACAACGGAGTCCGCGAAAAAGATGTGAATCTCGCTGTCGGACTCGAACTGAAACGCGCTTTAACCGAAAAAGGCTACAACGTCGTAATGACAAGGGACACAGATATTTATCTCAAGCTACAGGAACGCACAGACATAGCCAATAATGTCGGAGCTGATTTGTTCGTAAGCGTTCACGTAAACGCCCTGCCAAACAAGAAATCAATGACGGGATTCGAGATTTATATCATGGCTCTTCCTACAGACAAGGACGCAATGAACCTCGCGAAAGCCGAGAACCGCGAATATGTCGAGGGCAAAGGAATGGACACAGAGAACGTAGACAGGAAAACAGAAATGCTCCTGCGTATATTGGGCGACCTTCAGCAGAACAACAAAATTTCCGAGAGTACAGATTTTGCGGCCATGCTCTACAATGCCGGAGTGAGAAGCGGACTCCCGATGAGACGAGTCGCGCAGGCTCCTTTCTTTGTGTTACGTGGCGCGGGAATGCCGGCGGTCTTGCTTGAGATAGGATTCGTAACAAACGCAAACGAGTCCCGGATTCTTACGACACCGCAATACCAGCAGAGAATAGCGGCCGCGATGTCTGAAGGAATCGCAAACTACATAAAGTGATACAGGAAGGTGATAATTCATGCCGCCTTTAAGACGAAATGACACAGGAAGACCGATTCCCAACAGGCGCAGGCAGGCACAGCAGGCTATGGCAGAAGCGGAAGCACGCAGGCGCATTCTTCAGCACAAAAAGCCGAGACCGCTCCCGCAGGATTATGACGAGGAAAAACCGACTCCGCTCCTCCT
This genomic window from Synergistaceae bacterium contains:
- the hrcA gene encoding heat-inducible transcription repressor HrcA translates to MTERQLSIILAVVYEYIKTGEPAGSRTIVRKYIKGLSPATIRNEMADLEEMGYFYQPHSSSGRLPTARAYRVYVDSVTSRARNHSQSEDIKQEILGSKSGIESLLRHVTHLMARLTNCVAVAAVPALENAEIQHIDFILMGGNNILALIVLKGGLVHHSQFTLPYEVDAKTLEEFSRRINAFAGGHSWSEVKEILYQYASSGLTEAETSCRDAIRELDRFLTEQNYKFFSSGARNILDLPQFQTVSRIQAVLNLLEQEKPLAQMIEKCRKSKALNITLGEENETEGMEDNAMILIPARPRQQKAVLGLIGPLRMDYEKSISVLETVADILDEDSSGR
- a CDS encoding Gfo/Idh/MocA family oxidoreductase — encoded protein: MTKKVAVIGVGHLGQHHARIYTELPDAQLVGVADSDIDRARFIGEHLGVPAYGSLDELITRKSPDAISVVVPTSQHYEIAKKALEAGIHVLVEKPVTVKPSEAGELLELADKKNLVLQVGHIERFNSAIRYISQIPCRPVYLDARRTAPFTPRINDVGVVLDLMIHDIDIVMSLVPSRIARIAATGACVFTEHEDIADAHITFEDGTLAHILTSRCAQKKCRQLEVVERERQITVNYELQTVQISRCVNNPEGQVEIRETPVFPKSEPLKLELADFVRCVREHKQPVVGGGDGKKALEVAVEILRQIHDGESQGAKFPAAV
- a CDS encoding HPr family phosphocarrier protein: MKEFTYTITDPVGIHARPAGLLVKEAKNFKSTATFIKGEKSAKATALMKLMGMGIKQGDEVLVRIEGEDEEACAAALEKFMKENF
- the mtnN gene encoding 5'-methylthioadenosine/S-adenosylhomocysteine nucleosidase — its product is MKIGIIGAMDSEVSLLREAMNITRETVKAGMIFTEGKLGGNEAVIAKCGMGKVNAGVCTQILIDTFGATHIINTGVAGALNDSLNIGDIVVSVDAVQDDFDVTHIGFRAGEIPYTGKIAFEADGALRAEAVGLFTLSHRG
- a CDS encoding nucleotide exchange factor GrpE, with protein sequence MDEEKLEEEEEAQPEITENDEPEDSESDKLKKEIDSLKTEIKTVRADFFNFRQRTIKERSETRTRAKEEAVTEFLPVLDNLDRALMASSDDPAGIVKGVEMVQRQFVGVLEGLGVSVIKTDGEKFDPSLHDATGTENVDDPSLDGVIVAEVLKGYRTKDRVLRPAKVIVGKKTGE
- the ptsP gene encoding phosphoenolpyruvate--protein phosphotransferase; protein product: MKTFKGTKIVNGIAIGKIKIYKAPVYEISEELVSDISAELARFEAARVKVQEDQNALYDKEMKAGHKDTAGIFEAHAMMLDDEDTLIDPCKEIMAEGHTAEYAVREAFDEAAKQFSEMEDEYFRARSADVVDLKNSMLDVLFGADTSSLQGTEPAILVAEDLAPSETVKLDKSLLLGLVTRLGSSNSHTAILARSMNWPTLIQCHDIADDWDGKFAILDGYNSCIYIEPEQKIIDELSAKQAEDKRKEEELQKLKGQPSVTKDGRKVKLYANIGGPKDVKAVIENDAEGVGLFRSEFVYLNSKTDPTEEEQFKAYKQVLEGLAPRMVIIRTCDIGADKTIDYMNLDKEENPALGFRAVRICLTRPDFFKRQLRALLRASAFGNLGIMFPMIISRWEVVKCKEILNECKKELESEGVKIGEYQIGIMIETPAAALCADELAEEVDFFSLGTNDLTQYTCAIDRQSASLEPFANTHHPAVLRLIRETIEAGHRHNTWVGICGELGADPTLTEDFLKWGVDELSVNPKSILPLRGNVRNVDLSKYKTESPKAEEKPETVQAPKQKGFFGRLFS
- the dnaK gene encoding molecular chaperone DnaK, which gives rise to MAKVVGIDLGTTNSCIAVQEGDQTTIIANNEGARTTPSVVAFTKDGERLVGQLAKRQAIVNADRTIMSIKREMGTDYRVTIDGKKYTPQEISAMILQKLKRDAEDYLGETVTQAVITVPAYFTDAQRQATKDAGTIAGLEVLRIINEPTAACLAYGENKKDEHKILVFDLGGGTFDVSILDVGEGVFEVLATAGDNRLGGDDWDNRIVEWMSAEFKKAEGIDLSKDSMAMQRLREAAEKAKIELSNMTETTISLPFITANQTGPKHLEMKLTRAQFESMTADLLDRTIKPTQRALQDSGLSASEVDKILLVGGSTRMPMVQKKIVDLLGKEPTKGINPDECVAAGAAIQGAILKGDHKDIVLVDVTPLTLGIETLGGVMTKMIERNTAIPAQASQVFTTAADNQPQVEIAVFQGERPMAQDNVKLGQFTLDGIAPAPRGIPQIEVTFNIDTNGILNVSAKDKGTGKEQKITIQSSNLSKDDIERMKRDAEDHAADDEKKRASAEAKNEADAAVFQAEKLMRDLGEKMTPEEKGRVNTKIDALKKAIESNDEAGMKSGKDDLTKTMQEFGARLYQQAGPNPNANPNAGANPGHQANDNDTVDAEFSDKN
- a CDS encoding glycosyltransferase — protein: MIKIALPVTVLTVSYNAEATISRTIESVMSQTYENIEYIVIDGASKDDTAMIAESYVEKFCARPGRVMRVISEPDRGMYDALNKGARLAHGVIVGQINADDWYEPDAVQTMAELYGREKYDLAWGSLNVITGKGNIIKHAKRGLFWSTSHWCHPAAFASREILLKYPYPLINSHDDFDFATHLYVDGKKLIPVDKVISNFTFGGMSTKKSLCEAKRRLDEIYGIHKKYGMSRLYYVYRLIFEAVKYILT